One Pelodiscus sinensis isolate JC-2024 chromosome 25, ASM4963464v1, whole genome shotgun sequence DNA window includes the following coding sequences:
- the BSDC1 gene encoding BSD domain-containing protein 1 isoform X3: MAEGEDGGWWRSWLQQSYQTVKEKSTEALEFMKRDLTEFSQVVQHDTACTIAATASVVKEKLVKTEGSSGTTEKMKKGLADFLGVISDTFAPSPDMTIDCDVITLMATPSGTTEPYDSTKARLYTLQSDPATYCNEPDGPAVLFETWLSQFNLEEKKGEISELLVTSPSIRALYTKMVPVAVSHSEFWQRYFYKVHHLEQEEVRREALKQRADQSVHREEPDWEEEEDELLAMSPLPGVNLKSPEEGNLTSSVPASAAAPLTPEGAPIPSLKEPAEESWSGRAADPAQVTPSESSESVSLVTQVANPASVPDAQLQTGAQLSGAGDLSQRLQEATSEEPGSQPKPAARAHPPTAAQPVVSSEQVGSAGLKEQAESKPRGQIETLKEDGLADLRVFELNSDSGKSTPSNNGKKGSSTDISEDWEKDFDLDMTEEEVQLALSNVEVSGELEDEEWEDWE, translated from the exons ATGGCGGAAGG GGAAGATGGAGGCTGGTGGAGAAGCTGGTTGCAGCAAAGCTACCAGACCGTCAAAGAGAAG TCCACGGAAGCACTGGAATTCATGAAGCGGGACTTGACCGAGTTTTCCCAGGTGGTGCAGCATGACACAGCATGCACTATTGCAGCCACGGCCAGCGTGGTCAAGGAGAAACTGGTT AAGACAGAAGGCTCCTCAGGCACAACTGAGAAGATGAAGAAAGGGCTTGCGGACTTCCTGGGTGTTATCTCGGACACGTTCGCGCCCTCGCCAGATATGACCATCGACTGTGATGTCATAACGCTGATGGCAACGCCCTCTGGTACCACAGAACCATACGACAGCACCAAG GCTCGTCTCTACACCCTGCAGTCGGACCCAGCAACCTACTGCAACGAACCGGATG GCCCTGCTGTGCTCTTTGAAACCTGGCTCTCCCAGTTTAACCTAGAGGAGAAGAAGGGAGAGATCTCGGAGCTGTTAGTCACCAGTCCCTCCATCCGGGCTCTCTACACCAAGATG GTCCCAGTGGCTGTGTCCCATTCAGAATTCTGGCAGCGCTACTTCTATAAAGTCCATCACCTGGAGCAG GAGGAGGTTCGGCGGGAAGCCCTGAAGCAGAGGGCAGACCAGAGCGTGCATCGGGAGGAGCCAGactgggaagaggaagagg ATGAATTGTTGGCGATGTCGCCCCTGCCTGGCGTGAATCTGAAATCTCCAGAAGAGGGAAATCTAACGTCATCTGTCCCTGCgtcagcagctgctcccctgACGCCGGAGGGAGCTCCCATCCCCAGCCTAAAGGAGCCAGCAGAGGAAAGCTGGTCTGGTCGAGCAGCAGATCCAGCCCAGGTGACCCCGTCTGAGAGCAGCGAGAGTGTCTCCCTTGTGACTCAGGTTGCGAACCCTGCCTCTGTGCCTGATGCACAGTTACAGACTGGAGCACAGCTGTCTGGGGCCGGGGACCTCTCCCAGAGGTTACAGGAAGCTACTTCTGAAGAGCCGGGCTCCCAGCCAAAGCCAGCAGCACGTGCACATCCTCCGACAGCCGCTCAGCCGGTGGTGTCTTCAGAGCAAGTGGGCTCTGCGGGGCTCAAGGAGCAGGCGGAGAGcaagcccaggggccagataGAGACACTGAAAGAGGATGGGCTGGCAGATTTACGAGTCTTTGAGCTGAACTCAGACAGTGGAAAATCCACTCCCTCCAACAATGGGAAGAAAG GCTCCAGCACGGATATCAGTGAGGACTGGGAGAAAGACTTTGATTTGGATATGACAGAGGAAGAAGTGCAGCTGGCGCTCTCAAATGTGGAAGTGTCCGGAGAG CTCGAAGACGAAGAGTGGGAGGACTGGGAATAA
- the BSDC1 gene encoding BSD domain-containing protein 1 isoform X4: protein MAEGEDGGWWRSWLQQSYQTVKEKSTEALEFMKRDLTEFSQVVQHDTACTIAATASVVKEKLVTEGSSGTTEKMKKGLADFLGVISDTFAPSPDMTIDCDVITLMATPSGTTEPYDSTKARLYTLQSDPATYCNEPDGPAVLFETWLSQFNLEEKKGEISELLVTSPSIRALYTKMVPVAVSHSEFWQRYFYKVHHLEQEEVRREALKQRADQSVHREEPDWEEEEDELLAMSPLPGVNLKSPEEGNLTSSVPASAAAPLTPEGAPIPSLKEPAEESWSGRAADPAQVTPSESSESVSLVTQVANPASVPDAQLQTGAQLSGAGDLSQRLQEATSEEPGSQPKPAARAHPPTAAQPVVSSEQVGSAGLKEQAESKPRGQIETLKEDGLADLRVFELNSDSGKSTPSNNGKKGSSTDISEDWEKDFDLDMTEEEVQLALSNVEVSGELEDEEWEDWE, encoded by the exons ATGGCGGAAGG GGAAGATGGAGGCTGGTGGAGAAGCTGGTTGCAGCAAAGCTACCAGACCGTCAAAGAGAAG TCCACGGAAGCACTGGAATTCATGAAGCGGGACTTGACCGAGTTTTCCCAGGTGGTGCAGCATGACACAGCATGCACTATTGCAGCCACGGCCAGCGTGGTCAAGGAGAAACTGGTT ACAGAAGGCTCCTCAGGCACAACTGAGAAGATGAAGAAAGGGCTTGCGGACTTCCTGGGTGTTATCTCGGACACGTTCGCGCCCTCGCCAGATATGACCATCGACTGTGATGTCATAACGCTGATGGCAACGCCCTCTGGTACCACAGAACCATACGACAGCACCAAG GCTCGTCTCTACACCCTGCAGTCGGACCCAGCAACCTACTGCAACGAACCGGATG GCCCTGCTGTGCTCTTTGAAACCTGGCTCTCCCAGTTTAACCTAGAGGAGAAGAAGGGAGAGATCTCGGAGCTGTTAGTCACCAGTCCCTCCATCCGGGCTCTCTACACCAAGATG GTCCCAGTGGCTGTGTCCCATTCAGAATTCTGGCAGCGCTACTTCTATAAAGTCCATCACCTGGAGCAG GAGGAGGTTCGGCGGGAAGCCCTGAAGCAGAGGGCAGACCAGAGCGTGCATCGGGAGGAGCCAGactgggaagaggaagagg ATGAATTGTTGGCGATGTCGCCCCTGCCTGGCGTGAATCTGAAATCTCCAGAAGAGGGAAATCTAACGTCATCTGTCCCTGCgtcagcagctgctcccctgACGCCGGAGGGAGCTCCCATCCCCAGCCTAAAGGAGCCAGCAGAGGAAAGCTGGTCTGGTCGAGCAGCAGATCCAGCCCAGGTGACCCCGTCTGAGAGCAGCGAGAGTGTCTCCCTTGTGACTCAGGTTGCGAACCCTGCCTCTGTGCCTGATGCACAGTTACAGACTGGAGCACAGCTGTCTGGGGCCGGGGACCTCTCCCAGAGGTTACAGGAAGCTACTTCTGAAGAGCCGGGCTCCCAGCCAAAGCCAGCAGCACGTGCACATCCTCCGACAGCCGCTCAGCCGGTGGTGTCTTCAGAGCAAGTGGGCTCTGCGGGGCTCAAGGAGCAGGCGGAGAGcaagcccaggggccagataGAGACACTGAAAGAGGATGGGCTGGCAGATTTACGAGTCTTTGAGCTGAACTCAGACAGTGGAAAATCCACTCCCTCCAACAATGGGAAGAAAG GCTCCAGCACGGATATCAGTGAGGACTGGGAGAAAGACTTTGATTTGGATATGACAGAGGAAGAAGTGCAGCTGGCGCTCTCAAATGTGGAAGTGTCCGGAGAG CTCGAAGACGAAGAGTGGGAGGACTGGGAATAA
- the BSDC1 gene encoding BSD domain-containing protein 1 isoform X1 → MAEGFVCLSCNREDGGWWRSWLQQSYQTVKEKSTEALEFMKRDLTEFSQVVQHDTACTIAATASVVKEKLVKTEGSSGTTEKMKKGLADFLGVISDTFAPSPDMTIDCDVITLMATPSGTTEPYDSTKARLYTLQSDPATYCNEPDGPAVLFETWLSQFNLEEKKGEISELLVTSPSIRALYTKMVPVAVSHSEFWQRYFYKVHHLEQEEVRREALKQRADQSVHREEPDWEEEEDELLAMSPLPGVNLKSPEEGNLTSSVPASAAAPLTPEGAPIPSLKEPAEESWSGRAADPAQVTPSESSESVSLVTQVANPASVPDAQLQTGAQLSGAGDLSQRLQEATSEEPGSQPKPAARAHPPTAAQPVVSSEQVGSAGLKEQAESKPRGQIETLKEDGLADLRVFELNSDSGKSTPSNNGKKGSSTDISEDWEKDFDLDMTEEEVQLALSNVEVSGELEDEEWEDWE, encoded by the exons ATGGCGGAAGG CTTCGTATGTTTGTCCTGTAACAGGGAAGATGGAGGCTGGTGGAGAAGCTGGTTGCAGCAAAGCTACCAGACCGTCAAAGAGAAG TCCACGGAAGCACTGGAATTCATGAAGCGGGACTTGACCGAGTTTTCCCAGGTGGTGCAGCATGACACAGCATGCACTATTGCAGCCACGGCCAGCGTGGTCAAGGAGAAACTGGTT AAGACAGAAGGCTCCTCAGGCACAACTGAGAAGATGAAGAAAGGGCTTGCGGACTTCCTGGGTGTTATCTCGGACACGTTCGCGCCCTCGCCAGATATGACCATCGACTGTGATGTCATAACGCTGATGGCAACGCCCTCTGGTACCACAGAACCATACGACAGCACCAAG GCTCGTCTCTACACCCTGCAGTCGGACCCAGCAACCTACTGCAACGAACCGGATG GCCCTGCTGTGCTCTTTGAAACCTGGCTCTCCCAGTTTAACCTAGAGGAGAAGAAGGGAGAGATCTCGGAGCTGTTAGTCACCAGTCCCTCCATCCGGGCTCTCTACACCAAGATG GTCCCAGTGGCTGTGTCCCATTCAGAATTCTGGCAGCGCTACTTCTATAAAGTCCATCACCTGGAGCAG GAGGAGGTTCGGCGGGAAGCCCTGAAGCAGAGGGCAGACCAGAGCGTGCATCGGGAGGAGCCAGactgggaagaggaagagg ATGAATTGTTGGCGATGTCGCCCCTGCCTGGCGTGAATCTGAAATCTCCAGAAGAGGGAAATCTAACGTCATCTGTCCCTGCgtcagcagctgctcccctgACGCCGGAGGGAGCTCCCATCCCCAGCCTAAAGGAGCCAGCAGAGGAAAGCTGGTCTGGTCGAGCAGCAGATCCAGCCCAGGTGACCCCGTCTGAGAGCAGCGAGAGTGTCTCCCTTGTGACTCAGGTTGCGAACCCTGCCTCTGTGCCTGATGCACAGTTACAGACTGGAGCACAGCTGTCTGGGGCCGGGGACCTCTCCCAGAGGTTACAGGAAGCTACTTCTGAAGAGCCGGGCTCCCAGCCAAAGCCAGCAGCACGTGCACATCCTCCGACAGCCGCTCAGCCGGTGGTGTCTTCAGAGCAAGTGGGCTCTGCGGGGCTCAAGGAGCAGGCGGAGAGcaagcccaggggccagataGAGACACTGAAAGAGGATGGGCTGGCAGATTTACGAGTCTTTGAGCTGAACTCAGACAGTGGAAAATCCACTCCCTCCAACAATGGGAAGAAAG GCTCCAGCACGGATATCAGTGAGGACTGGGAGAAAGACTTTGATTTGGATATGACAGAGGAAGAAGTGCAGCTGGCGCTCTCAAATGTGGAAGTGTCCGGAGAG CTCGAAGACGAAGAGTGGGAGGACTGGGAATAA
- the BSDC1 gene encoding BSD domain-containing protein 1 isoform X2 — MAEGFVCLSCNREDGGWWRSWLQQSYQTVKEKSTEALEFMKRDLTEFSQVVQHDTACTIAATASVVKEKLVTEGSSGTTEKMKKGLADFLGVISDTFAPSPDMTIDCDVITLMATPSGTTEPYDSTKARLYTLQSDPATYCNEPDGPAVLFETWLSQFNLEEKKGEISELLVTSPSIRALYTKMVPVAVSHSEFWQRYFYKVHHLEQEEVRREALKQRADQSVHREEPDWEEEEDELLAMSPLPGVNLKSPEEGNLTSSVPASAAAPLTPEGAPIPSLKEPAEESWSGRAADPAQVTPSESSESVSLVTQVANPASVPDAQLQTGAQLSGAGDLSQRLQEATSEEPGSQPKPAARAHPPTAAQPVVSSEQVGSAGLKEQAESKPRGQIETLKEDGLADLRVFELNSDSGKSTPSNNGKKGSSTDISEDWEKDFDLDMTEEEVQLALSNVEVSGELEDEEWEDWE, encoded by the exons ATGGCGGAAGG CTTCGTATGTTTGTCCTGTAACAGGGAAGATGGAGGCTGGTGGAGAAGCTGGTTGCAGCAAAGCTACCAGACCGTCAAAGAGAAG TCCACGGAAGCACTGGAATTCATGAAGCGGGACTTGACCGAGTTTTCCCAGGTGGTGCAGCATGACACAGCATGCACTATTGCAGCCACGGCCAGCGTGGTCAAGGAGAAACTGGTT ACAGAAGGCTCCTCAGGCACAACTGAGAAGATGAAGAAAGGGCTTGCGGACTTCCTGGGTGTTATCTCGGACACGTTCGCGCCCTCGCCAGATATGACCATCGACTGTGATGTCATAACGCTGATGGCAACGCCCTCTGGTACCACAGAACCATACGACAGCACCAAG GCTCGTCTCTACACCCTGCAGTCGGACCCAGCAACCTACTGCAACGAACCGGATG GCCCTGCTGTGCTCTTTGAAACCTGGCTCTCCCAGTTTAACCTAGAGGAGAAGAAGGGAGAGATCTCGGAGCTGTTAGTCACCAGTCCCTCCATCCGGGCTCTCTACACCAAGATG GTCCCAGTGGCTGTGTCCCATTCAGAATTCTGGCAGCGCTACTTCTATAAAGTCCATCACCTGGAGCAG GAGGAGGTTCGGCGGGAAGCCCTGAAGCAGAGGGCAGACCAGAGCGTGCATCGGGAGGAGCCAGactgggaagaggaagagg ATGAATTGTTGGCGATGTCGCCCCTGCCTGGCGTGAATCTGAAATCTCCAGAAGAGGGAAATCTAACGTCATCTGTCCCTGCgtcagcagctgctcccctgACGCCGGAGGGAGCTCCCATCCCCAGCCTAAAGGAGCCAGCAGAGGAAAGCTGGTCTGGTCGAGCAGCAGATCCAGCCCAGGTGACCCCGTCTGAGAGCAGCGAGAGTGTCTCCCTTGTGACTCAGGTTGCGAACCCTGCCTCTGTGCCTGATGCACAGTTACAGACTGGAGCACAGCTGTCTGGGGCCGGGGACCTCTCCCAGAGGTTACAGGAAGCTACTTCTGAAGAGCCGGGCTCCCAGCCAAAGCCAGCAGCACGTGCACATCCTCCGACAGCCGCTCAGCCGGTGGTGTCTTCAGAGCAAGTGGGCTCTGCGGGGCTCAAGGAGCAGGCGGAGAGcaagcccaggggccagataGAGACACTGAAAGAGGATGGGCTGGCAGATTTACGAGTCTTTGAGCTGAACTCAGACAGTGGAAAATCCACTCCCTCCAACAATGGGAAGAAAG GCTCCAGCACGGATATCAGTGAGGACTGGGAGAAAGACTTTGATTTGGATATGACAGAGGAAGAAGTGCAGCTGGCGCTCTCAAATGTGGAAGTGTCCGGAGAG CTCGAAGACGAAGAGTGGGAGGACTGGGAATAA
- the BSDC1 gene encoding BSD domain-containing protein 1 isoform X5, which yields MKRDLTEFSQVVQHDTACTIAATASVVKEKLVKTEGSSGTTEKMKKGLADFLGVISDTFAPSPDMTIDCDVITLMATPSGTTEPYDSTKARLYTLQSDPATYCNEPDGPAVLFETWLSQFNLEEKKGEISELLVTSPSIRALYTKMVPVAVSHSEFWQRYFYKVHHLEQEEVRREALKQRADQSVHREEPDWEEEEDELLAMSPLPGVNLKSPEEGNLTSSVPASAAAPLTPEGAPIPSLKEPAEESWSGRAADPAQVTPSESSESVSLVTQVANPASVPDAQLQTGAQLSGAGDLSQRLQEATSEEPGSQPKPAARAHPPTAAQPVVSSEQVGSAGLKEQAESKPRGQIETLKEDGLADLRVFELNSDSGKSTPSNNGKKGSSTDISEDWEKDFDLDMTEEEVQLALSNVEVSGELEDEEWEDWE from the exons ATGAAGCGGGACTTGACCGAGTTTTCCCAGGTGGTGCAGCATGACACAGCATGCACTATTGCAGCCACGGCCAGCGTGGTCAAGGAGAAACTGGTT AAGACAGAAGGCTCCTCAGGCACAACTGAGAAGATGAAGAAAGGGCTTGCGGACTTCCTGGGTGTTATCTCGGACACGTTCGCGCCCTCGCCAGATATGACCATCGACTGTGATGTCATAACGCTGATGGCAACGCCCTCTGGTACCACAGAACCATACGACAGCACCAAG GCTCGTCTCTACACCCTGCAGTCGGACCCAGCAACCTACTGCAACGAACCGGATG GCCCTGCTGTGCTCTTTGAAACCTGGCTCTCCCAGTTTAACCTAGAGGAGAAGAAGGGAGAGATCTCGGAGCTGTTAGTCACCAGTCCCTCCATCCGGGCTCTCTACACCAAGATG GTCCCAGTGGCTGTGTCCCATTCAGAATTCTGGCAGCGCTACTTCTATAAAGTCCATCACCTGGAGCAG GAGGAGGTTCGGCGGGAAGCCCTGAAGCAGAGGGCAGACCAGAGCGTGCATCGGGAGGAGCCAGactgggaagaggaagagg ATGAATTGTTGGCGATGTCGCCCCTGCCTGGCGTGAATCTGAAATCTCCAGAAGAGGGAAATCTAACGTCATCTGTCCCTGCgtcagcagctgctcccctgACGCCGGAGGGAGCTCCCATCCCCAGCCTAAAGGAGCCAGCAGAGGAAAGCTGGTCTGGTCGAGCAGCAGATCCAGCCCAGGTGACCCCGTCTGAGAGCAGCGAGAGTGTCTCCCTTGTGACTCAGGTTGCGAACCCTGCCTCTGTGCCTGATGCACAGTTACAGACTGGAGCACAGCTGTCTGGGGCCGGGGACCTCTCCCAGAGGTTACAGGAAGCTACTTCTGAAGAGCCGGGCTCCCAGCCAAAGCCAGCAGCACGTGCACATCCTCCGACAGCCGCTCAGCCGGTGGTGTCTTCAGAGCAAGTGGGCTCTGCGGGGCTCAAGGAGCAGGCGGAGAGcaagcccaggggccagataGAGACACTGAAAGAGGATGGGCTGGCAGATTTACGAGTCTTTGAGCTGAACTCAGACAGTGGAAAATCCACTCCCTCCAACAATGGGAAGAAAG GCTCCAGCACGGATATCAGTGAGGACTGGGAGAAAGACTTTGATTTGGATATGACAGAGGAAGAAGTGCAGCTGGCGCTCTCAAATGTGGAAGTGTCCGGAGAG CTCGAAGACGAAGAGTGGGAGGACTGGGAATAA
- the TSSK3 gene encoding testis-specific serine/threonine-protein kinase 3 — protein sequence MTSPKFREEMEEFLFSNGYQLGKTIGEGTYSKVKEAFSKKHQQKVAVKIIDKMGGPEEFIQRFLPRELQIVRRLDHKNIIRVYEMLESADGKIYLVMELAEDGDVFDCVLRGGPLPESRAKALFRQLVDAIRYCHSCGVAHRDLKCENALLQGFNLKLTDFGFAKLLPKNRKELSQTFCGSTAYAAPEVLQGVPHDSRKGDIWSMGVILYVMLCASLPFDDTDIPKMLCHQQKGVSIPGHLEISDECQDLLKSLLEPDMILRPSIEEVGWHSWLANS from the exons ATGACCAGTCCAAAATTcagagaggagatggaggaaTTTTTATTCTCCAATGGCTACCAGCTGGGCAAGACCATTGGGGAGGGGACGTACTCCAAGGTGAAAGAGGCCTTCTCAAAAAAGCACCAGCAGAAAGTGGCAGTTAAAATTATTGATAAGATGGGGGGCCCGGAAG AATTTATCCAGAGATTCCTGCCTCGAGAGCTCCAGATCGTCAGGCGCTTGGATCACAAGAACATCATCCGGGTGTACGAGATGCTGGAGTCAGCTGACGGGAAGATCTACTTGGTGATGGAGCTCGCGGAAGACGGGGATGTCTTTGACTGCGTTCTGCGCGGAGGCCCTTTGCCAGAGAGCCGCGCCAAGGCGCTCTTCCGCCAATTAGTGGACGCAATCCGCTACTGCCACAGTTGTGGCGTGGCGCACCGGGACCTGAAGTGTGAGAACGCCTTGCTGCAAGGCTTCAACTTGAAGCTCACGGACTTTGGATTTGCTAAGCTGCTCCCCAAGAATCGCAAGGAGCTGAGCCAGACGTTCTGTGGCAGCACGGCCTACGCTGCGCCCGAGGTGCTCCAGGGCGTGCCCCATGACAGCCGGAAAGGGGACATCTGGAGCATGGGCGTTATCCTATATGTGATGCTGTGTGCTAGCCTCCCCTTTGACGACACAGACATCCCCAAGATGCTGTGCCACCAGCAGAAAGGGGTCTCTATTCCTGGGCACCTGGAGATCTCTGACGAATGCCAGGATCTCCTGAAAAGCCTCTTGGAACCAGACATGATTCTGCGACCTTCCATTGAAGAAGTTGGTTGGCACTCATGGCTAGCAAACTCCTGA
- the FAM229A gene encoding protein FAM229A — translation MSSQETPQARRFPIEAGDSPSLAAAPETQEPVTTEHTAARQLRRCPGCHCLTLPNVPIDVYIAMGGNGRPRTT, via the exons ATGAGCTCCCAGGAGACCCCACAAGCTCGGAGATTTCCCATAGAAGCAGGAGATTCTCCCAGCCTGGCAGCTGCTCCAGAAACCCAGGAGCCAGTGACCACTGAGCACACTGCGGCAAG GCAGCTGAGAAGATGCCCCGGGTGCCACTGCCTGACTTTGCCCAACGTTCCCATTGACGTGTACATTGCCATGGGCGGGAACGGTAGGCCACGGACCACCTAA